From a single Lytechinus variegatus isolate NC3 chromosome 9, Lvar_3.0, whole genome shotgun sequence genomic region:
- the LOC121422088 gene encoding DENN domain-containing protein 2B-like isoform X4 has product MRLRSSVYCTMQPRWALQYSKLYEYAVIVSLKINPETRRYEPYEMKRFPHEVSDSQTDKLRAIPEFCFPDAFKWAPVEQYNSESFCFVLTSSDGSRLYGYNRRILPPGKGPRLPEVVCVMSPIGCYPIYNQLLDEIEIRRKHSMAAVDNLLKLSQDCPFPRPGSHVKVSTPPNNNNWKKHHSSQLDPKPLILQRPQDQRLEHVDFDTLFNCLSVNRIVQIFASLLLERRVIMCSGKLSKLSRCSQALVGLLYPFSWQHVYVPVLPEKLIDMCCSPTPYIMGMLSLCIPRLEEMPLEEVLVVDLDARDFYTVVGDEETILPKKLSLALERALKVCSMSSWEGADTDDELSEDHESKNRAISEAFIRFFVETVGHYSNHFTQQYDGSQKFDRESFVKAISSKSVRNFLEVFSETQMFSLFIQEKESESEGISQGKGLFERRVREFENESKSNSKNIGAKMKKFGKAVKEIKDSGLKLAESAKIAQKRMKQNFEDKI; this is encoded by the exons ATGAGATTACGTTCCTCAGTCTACTGTACGATGCAGCCTCGATGGGCCTTGCAGTACTCCAAACTCTACGAATATGCTGTCATCGTCTCGCTGAAGATCAACCCAGAGACAAGAAGATATGAGCCCTACGAAATGAAGAGGTTCCCTCATGAG GTGAGTGATAGTCAAACAGACAAACTGCGAGCGATCCCAGAGTTCTGCTTCCCTGACGCCTTCAAGTGGGCCCCAGTTGAACAGTACAACAGCGAGAGCTTCTGCTTCGTACTCACAAGCTCAGATGGATCAAGACTCTACGGTTACAACAGAAGAATACTG CCTCCAGGTAAGGGTCCCAGGTTACCGGAGGTGGTGTGCGTGATGAGTCCCATCGGATGCTATCCCATCTACAACCAGCTCCTTGATGAGATCGAGATCAGGAGGAAACATTCCATGGCAGCCGTTGACAACTTGCTCAAGCTCTCACAAGACTGCCCTTTCCCAAGACCG GGAAGTCACGTAAAGGTATCAACTCCGCCCAATAATAACAACTGGAAGAAGCACCATAGCAGTCAACTAGATCCCAAGCCTCTCATACTTCAGAGACCTCAAGATCAAAGATTAGAACAT GTTGACTTTGATACGTTGTTTAACTGTTTGAGTGTGAACAGGATAGTACAGATCTTTGCTTCATTACTCCTAGAGAGGAGAGTTATCATGTGCTCAGGGAAATTAAG TAAGCTATCAAGATGTTCTCAGGCATTAGTGGGTCTCCTGTATCCATTCTCATGGCAACACGTCTACGTACCGGTCCTACCGGAGAAACTGATCGACATGTGCTGTTCACCGACACCTTACATCATGGGAATGCTCTCACTGTGTATACCGAGGCTGGAAGAGATGCCCCTTGAAGAG GTCCTGGTCGTTGATCTCGATGCTAGGGACTTCTACACCGTGGTTGGTGATGAGGAAACTATCCTGCCAAAGAAACTGTCATTAGCCCTCGAGAGGGCGCTAAAGGTCTGCAGTATGAGCAGTTGGGAGGGAGCCGACACTGATGATGAATTATCAGAAG ACCATGAATCGAAAAATAGAGCCATCTCCGAGGCTTTCATCCGGTTCTTTGTGGAGACCGTCGGTCACTACTCCAACCACTTCACCCAACAGTACGACGGCTCACAGAAGTTTGACCGGGAGAGTTTCGTCAAGGCGATCTCGTCGAAGAGCGTGAGGAATTTCCTGGAGGTCTTCAGCGAGACGCAGATGTTCTCTCTCTTTATCCAGGAGAAGGAGTCGGAGAGTGAGGGTATCTCGCAAGGTAAAG GGCTGTTTGAGAGGAGAGTTAGAGAATTCGAGAATGAGTCGAAGAGCAACTCAAAGAACATTGGTGCCAAGATGAAGAAATTCGGAAAGGCTGTCAAAGAAATCAAAGATTCAG GTCTGAAGCTGGCTGAATCAGCGAAGATCGCCCAGAAGCGAATGAAACAGAACTTTGAGGATAAAATTTGA